The following are encoded in a window of Impatiens glandulifera chromosome 5, dImpGla2.1, whole genome shotgun sequence genomic DNA:
- the LOC124938132 gene encoding calcium-transporting ATPase, endoplasmic reticulum-type: MEESPFPAWSWSVDQCLKEYKVKLNKGLNACEVEKLQGHYGWNELKKEKGRPLWRLVLEQFDDTLVKILIVAALISFIVACLQDDDIFDLDLEDFVEPLVIVLILIVNAIMGVWQATTAEKALEALKEMQCESAKVLRNGYKVPHLPARELVPGDIVELRVGDKVPADMRIAVLRTSTVRLEQSSLTGEANPVSKHANAIPMDDCELQAKENMVFAGTTVVNGSCSCIVVATGMQTEIGKIQTQIHEASLEESDTPLKRRIDEFGSGLTTAIGLICLIVWVINYKYFLSWDVVDGWPTNFRFSFKECTYYFKIAVVLSIAAIPEGLPAVITTCLALGTRKMAQKNAIVRRLPSVETLGCTTVICSDKTGTLTTNQMSVTEFFTLGENSNSSRVFRVEGTTYDPNDGGIVGWNCCNMDANLQVMAQVCAICNDAGILCDGRLFRATGLPTEAALKVLVEKMGVPGNKLRTRIRGVLQVSKYLIDCSTVKLVSCNWWIKRSKRLATLEFDRVRKSMSVIVREATGCNRLLLKGAVENVLERTSHVQLEDGSLAPIDEACRQLILLRHWEMSSKGLRCLGIAYKDDLGEFSDYSNEFHSAHKKLLDPSNYASIESDLVFVGVVGMRDPPREEVLQAIDDCRAAGIMVMVLTGDNKLTAEATCREIELFPPGEDLMGKSFTGKEFMDLSHSDRFRILSQPGGKVFSRAEPRHKQEVVRMLKAMGEVVAMTGDGVNDAPALKLADIGIAMGITGTEVAKEASDMVLADDNFSTIVSAVGEGRAIYNNMKAFIRYMISSNVGEVMSIFLNSLLGTPICLIPVQLLWVNLVTDGPPATALGFNPPDSDIMQKPPRRNSDVLINSWVLFRYLVIGFYVGLATVGIFIIWYTQPSFLGINLVSDGHTLVEMSQLRNWGECSTWFDFDATPYTVAGGRVISFSDPCEYFTVGKVKAMTLSLSTLVAIEMFNSLNALSEDASILVVPPWKNSWILVAITMSFVLQCFILYVPFLQDVFSTVPLTVSEWVLVILFSLPVILIDEVLKWWGRRRWRAAKLKMV, translated from the exons ATGGAAGAGAGCCCATTCCCTGCATGGTCATGGTCAGTTGATCAATGTTTAAAAGAATACAAAGTGAAGTTAAACAAGGGTTTGAACGCATGCGAGGTTGAGAAGCTACAAGGACATTATGGTTGGAATGAACTCAAGAAAGAAAAAGGAAGGCCCTTGTGGAGACTAGTGTTAGAACAGTTTGACGATACACTTGTGAAGATTCTCATCGTCGCAGCCTTAATATCATTCATCGTTGCTTGCCTTCAAGACGACGACATCTTCGATTTGGATCTAGAGGATTTTGTTGAGCCTTTAGTGATTGTTCTCATTCTCATAGTTAACGCTATTATGGGAGTGTGGCAAGCCACTACTGCTGAAAAGGCATTGGAAGCCCTTAAAGAAATGCAATGTGAGTCCGCCAAGGTTTTAAGAAACGGATATAAAGTTCCACATTTACCAGCACGAGAGCTTGTCCCAGGCGATATAGTGGAGTTGCGTGTAGGCGATAAAGTTCCCGCCGACATGAGAATTGCAGTTCTAAGAACCTCAACTGTAAGACTCGAGCAAAGCTCTTTAACGGGAGAGGCTAACCCTGTTTCGAAACACGCGAATGCTATCCCAATGGACGATTGCGAACTTCAAGCCAAAGAAAACATGGTATTCGCAGGCACAACTGTCGTTAATGGTAGCTGTTCCTGTATTGTTGTGGCGACAGGTATGCAGACAGAGATCGGTAAGATACAGACGCAGATACACGAGGCCTCATTAGAAGAGAGTGACACGCCTTTGAAGAGGCGGATTGACGAATTTGGCAGTGGACTTACTACCGCTATAGGCCTTATTTGTCTAATTGTGTGGGTAATTAACTACAAGTATTTTCTATCGTGGGATGTTGTTGATGGATGGCCTACAAACTTCCGATTCTCTTTCAAAGAGTGTACATACTATTTCAAGATAGCTGTCGTTCTCTCCATTGCCGCAATCCCAGAAGGACTTCCTGCAGTTATCACCACGTGTTTAGCTTTGGGTACGAGGAAAATGGCGCAGAAGAACGCTATTGTACGTAGGCTTCCGAGTGTGGAGACGCTAGGGTGCACCACTGTGATCTGTTCGGACAAAACAGGGACTCTGACGACTAACCAGATGTCTGTGACGGAGTTCTTCACTTTGGGCGAGAATAGTAATTCGTCTCGTGTGTTTCGCGTGGAAGGAACGACATACGATCCAAATGACGGTGGGATTGTTGGGTGGAATTGCTGTAATATGGATGCTAATTTGCAGGTGATGGCCCAAGTTTGTGCAATATGTAATGATGCTGGAATCTTATGTGATGGTCGTCTTTTTCGTGCAACGGGTTTGCCTACTGAAGCGGCTTTGAAGGTGTTGGTTGAGAAGATGGGGGTTCCTGGTAACAAGCTTCGGACTAGAATCCGTGGCGTGTTGCAAGTTTCCAAGTATTTGATTGATTGCAGCACTGTTAAATTAG TGTCCTGCAACTGGTGGATCAAAAGATCAAAAAGGCTGGCTACTCTAGAGTTTGATAGAGTTCGCAAGTCGATGAGTGTTATTGTTCGCGAAGCAACAGGTTGCAACCGACTTCTTTTGAAG GGAGCTGTTGAGAACGTACTGGAGCGGACATCGCATGTTCAGCTTGAAGATGGATCGCTTGCTCCAATTGATGAAGCATGCAGACAGTTAATCTTGTTGAGGCATTGGGAAATGAGTTCAAAGGGTCTGCGTTGTTTAGGAATAGCTTACAAAGATGACTTGGGAGAGTTCTCAGACTATAGTAATGAATTCCATTCTGCTCATAAGAAGTTGCTTGATCCATCCAACTATGCCTCCATCGAATCAGACTTGGTTTTCGTAGGGGTGGTTGGGATGAGG GACCCGCCTCGTGAGGAAGTGCTTCAAGCCATTGATGATTGCAGAGCAGCTGGAATAATGGTGATGGTATTAACAGGAGATAACAAACTGACAGCAGAAGCAACTTGCAGAGAGATTGAGTTGTTTCCTCCTGGCGAGGATCTAATGGGAAAAAGCTTTACTGGTAAAGAATTCATGGATCTTTCTCATTCAGACAGGTTTAGAATTTTGTCTCAACCTGGAGGAAAGGTTTTCTCACGGGCAGAACCTAGGCACAAGCAAGAAGTTGTTAGGATGCTTAAGGCTATGGGTGAAGTTGTTGCCATGACCGGAGACGGCGTTAATGATGCACCCGCCTTGAAACTCGCTGATATTGGAATTGCTATGGGCATAACTGGAACTGAG GTTGCTAAAGAAGCTTCGGACATGGTGTTGGCAGATGACAATTTCAGCACGATCGTGTCAGCAGTGGGGGAGGGTCGTGCTATATACAACAACATGAAAGCATTCAtaaggtacatgatatcatctAACGTTGGAGAAGTAATGTCAATATTCCTAAACTCCCTATTAGGAACACCCATTTGTTTAATACCAGTCCAACTCCTCTGGGTGAATCTGGTAACCGACGGTCCACCCGCCACAGCTCTGGGTTTCAACCCGCCTGATTCCGACATAATGCAAAAACCCCCAAGAAGAAACAGCGACGTTCTTATAAACTCATGGGTACTCTTCCGCTACTTAGTCATCGGATTCTACGTCGGTCTAGCAACCGTCGGCATCTTCATAATCTGGTACACTCAGCCTTCCTTTCTCGGAATCAACCTTGTTAGTGACGGACATACTTTAGTCGAGATGTCTCAGCTTCGTAACTGGGGAGAGTGTTCTACGTGGTTCGATTTCGATGCCACTCCTTATACAGTTGCAGGAGGTCGCGTGATTAGTTTCTCGGACCCTTGCGAGTATTTTACAGTCGGGAAGGTGAAGGCGATGACGCTTTCACTTTCGACTCTGGTGGCAATTGAGATGTTTAATTCGTTGAATGCTTTGTCTGAGGATGCAAGCATACTGGTGGTGCCTCCTTGGAAGAATTCGTGGATTCTTGTGGCTATTACCATGTCGTTTGTGCTGCAATGCTTCATACTTTATGTGCCGTTTCTTCAAGATGTGTTTTCTACTGTACCGCTTACTGTTAGTGAGTGGGTTTTGGTTATCTTGTTCTCGCTGCCTGTTATTCTTATTGATGAGGTGCTTAAATGGTGGGGAAGAAGGAGGTGGAGAGCAGCCAAGTTGAAGATGGTTTAA